One segment of Terriglobia bacterium DNA contains the following:
- a CDS encoding TraR/DksA family transcriptional regulator: protein MDKKKIEAFKKRLEDRQRELRTNVSRNEQDGRAADLDTAQDIADRASSSYQKEFLFHQSSNERQLLQMVEGALSRIREGTFGECISCGNEINIKRLEAVPWTRYCIECQEKLEKGLLEQDTGT from the coding sequence ATGGATAAGAAGAAGATAGAGGCATTCAAAAAGCGACTGGAAGATCGGCAGCGGGAGCTGCGCACGAACGTTTCTCGGAATGAGCAGGACGGGCGCGCGGCGGACTTGGACACGGCACAGGACATCGCGGACCGCGCTTCGAGTTCCTATCAAAAAGAGTTCCTGTTTCACCAGAGCAGCAATGAGCGGCAACTGTTGCAGATGGTGGAGGGCGCACTGAGCCGGATTCGCGAAGGTACCTTTGGAGAATGTATCTCGTGCGGAAACGAGATCAACATTAAGCGACTCGAAGCGGTGCCGTGGACGAGATACTGCATCGAGTGCCAGGAAAAGCTGGAGAAGGGATTGCTGGAGCAGGATACCGGAACATAA